A section of the Desulfatiglans anilini DSM 4660 genome encodes:
- a CDS encoding cytochrome c biogenesis CcdA family protein: MFEEIFLTINQWMSGGVLIGGLGCFLWGMVSVLFSPCHLASIPLIIAYVGGQRRVLQPRDGVYFSGSFSVGLFTSIALVGVLCAWLGRMLGDIGNYWQILVGLVLVWVALGMLGVERCTFSGRWLQRLNFSGLGGAFGLGLAYGVLSGSCTFGFIAPILAIITVQEAISTGVFFIFLFALGHCLPILVAGSSTAAARRLIESSVRQGAGIWFRRGAGVLIGCLGVYFIGSPFIVL; this comes from the coding sequence ATGTTCGAGGAGATCTTTCTCACCATTAACCAATGGATGAGCGGAGGCGTGCTCATTGGCGGGCTCGGGTGTTTTCTGTGGGGCATGGTCAGCGTTCTTTTCAGCCCGTGTCACCTGGCTTCCATACCCTTGATCATCGCCTATGTCGGCGGTCAGCGGCGGGTGCTGCAGCCGAGGGATGGCGTGTACTTCTCCGGAAGCTTCAGCGTGGGGCTGTTCACCAGTATCGCACTGGTGGGCGTGCTGTGCGCCTGGCTCGGCCGGATGCTCGGAGACATTGGGAATTACTGGCAGATCCTGGTGGGGCTCGTCCTGGTCTGGGTAGCACTCGGCATGCTGGGAGTGGAACGGTGCACGTTTTCAGGGCGATGGCTCCAGCGGCTCAACTTTTCGGGCTTGGGAGGGGCATTTGGCTTAGGGTTAGCTTACGGCGTTTTGTCCGGGTCGTGTACTTTCGGGTTCATTGCGCCGATCCTGGCGATTATCACGGTCCAGGAGGCCATCAGCACAGGCGTCTTTTTCATTTTCCTCTTTGCACTCGGGCATTGCCTTCCGATCCTGGTGGCGGGAAGTTCGACGGCCGCTGCCAGAAGGTTGATTGAAAGTAGTGTTCGGCAAGGGGCAGGGATATGGTTTCGGAGGGGTGCCGGCGTTTTGATCGGGTGTTTGGGGGTTTATTTCATAGGAAGTCCGTTTATCGTGCTCTGA
- a CDS encoding carboxymuconolactone decarboxylase family protein, translating into MAGERLLAEWFPEFADALDKIDALYKEKRLIDEKTYQFICFALAIKARSKPCLLKHFMGALEAGATVQELAYIMALTFREAAGGDDCWTHDALGDWRQLLAEDIKSSSCCAK; encoded by the coding sequence ATGGCTGGAGAGCGATTGTTGGCGGAATGGTTCCCGGAATTTGCGGATGCGCTGGACAAGATCGATGCGCTTTACAAGGAGAAGCGCCTTATAGACGAAAAGACCTACCAGTTCATTTGTTTTGCTCTGGCAATCAAGGCCAGATCAAAGCCGTGTTTGTTGAAGCATTTTATGGGGGCGCTTGAGGCAGGGGCAACGGTCCAGGAATTGGCCTACATCATGGCGTTGACTTTTAGGGAAGCTGCCGGCGGGGATGACTGCTGGACCCATGATGCTTTGGGCGACTGGCGTCAGCTGCTCGCCGAGGACATCAAGAGTTCTTCCTGTTGCGCTAAATAA
- a CDS encoding IS3 family transposase yields MVEQDHPDLSIRLQCGLLKLHRSSYYRGPRGESEENLKLMRLIEEEYLRHPFFGTRKIGDHLLQFGHGVNRKRVRRLMQLMGLKSIAYLGFTSQLHPRR; encoded by the coding sequence ATGGTTGAACAGGATCATCCGGACTTGAGCATCCGCCTGCAGTGCGGTCTGTTGAAACTGCACCGATCCAGCTACTATCGCGGCCCAAGGGGTGAGAGCGAGGAGAATCTCAAGCTGATGCGGTTGATTGAAGAAGAATATCTCCGGCACCCGTTTTTCGGAACCCGTAAAATCGGGGATCATCTCCTACAGTTTGGGCATGGGGTCAACAGGAAGCGGGTTCGACGTCTGATGCAGCTAATGGGGCTTAAGTCCATCGCATACTTGGGGTTTACCTCACAGCTGCACCCACGCCGCTGA
- a CDS encoding thioredoxin family protein, with translation MDIKVLGPGCPKCQQTEKVVKKVVAETGLDATVEKVTDTMKIAGYGVFLTPAVVVDGEVKSVGKVPSKDDVKKWVSR, from the coding sequence ATGGACATCAAAGTGCTGGGTCCTGGCTGCCCCAAATGCCAGCAGACAGAAAAGGTCGTCAAGAAGGTGGTCGCCGAAACCGGCTTGGACGCCACCGTGGAGAAGGTCACTGATACCATGAAAATAGCGGGCTACGGCGTTTTCCTTACGCCAGCGGTGGTGGTCGACGGCGAGGTGAAAAGTGTGGGCAAGGTCCCTTCCAAGGACGACGTCAAGAAGTGGGTCTCCAGATAG
- a CDS encoding ArsR/SmtB family transcription factor, giving the protein MKIIKILQRRVLCVCEIQAALGLAQSTTSKHLKILEDTGLINYTKDGLWVNYELEKTPSNPYAAILLKQVCDWMEDEADVSELVARLPRIRREDICGN; this is encoded by the coding sequence GTGAAAATCATCAAGATCCTGCAGCGGCGCGTGCTGTGCGTCTGTGAAATCCAGGCGGCACTGGGACTTGCCCAATCCACCACGAGCAAGCATCTTAAAATCCTCGAGGATACAGGTCTGATCAACTACACGAAAGACGGGCTGTGGGTCAATTATGAACTGGAGAAAACCCCTTCAAATCCGTATGCGGCCATCCTGCTCAAGCAGGTCTGCGACTGGATGGAGGACGAAGCCGATGTCTCGGAGTTGGTCGCCCGCCTACCCCGCATCCGCCGGGAGGACATCTGTGGAAACTGA
- a CDS encoding thioredoxin family protein: protein MNGIHAKVGLVVFFAVAVLMGSSARFHASASSSKKVPVEGMVTMVDLGADKCIPCKMMAPILKRVEEAYRGRAAIVFLDVWKDQAPAKRFGIRAIPTQIFFDEDGKEVYRHTGFMAEADIVAQLKKMGVH from the coding sequence ATGAACGGGATTCACGCCAAGGTCGGTCTGGTCGTGTTTTTCGCAGTGGCGGTTCTGATGGGTTCCAGCGCCCGGTTCCACGCTTCTGCATCTTCCTCCAAGAAGGTGCCGGTGGAGGGCATGGTGACCATGGTGGATCTCGGAGCCGATAAGTGCATACCATGCAAGATGATGGCGCCCATTCTGAAACGTGTGGAAGAAGCCTACCGGGGAAGGGCCGCAATTGTTTTCCTCGATGTCTGGAAGGATCAGGCACCTGCCAAACGCTTCGGCATCCGGGCCATCCCGACCCAGATCTTTTTTGACGAGGACGGAAAAGAAGTTTACCGGCACACGGGCTTTATGGCCGAGGCGGATATCGTCGCTCAGCTGAAGAAGATGGGCGTACATTAA
- the arsM gene encoding arsenite methyltransferase encodes MPKCKDDEIRDLVREKYGAVAEGKEGLGGSACCGNTPTMTEIQARGKFLDYREEDLLLAPGTANLGLGCGNPIGMAGLMAGEAVVDLGSGAGFDAFLASRQVGHSGHVIGLDMTAEMVQKAKENAEKLGVRNVDFRLGKIEALPVEDNTVDVVISNCVINLSPDKGKVFSEIHRVLKPGGRIVISDVLRSGEIPDSLRDNPAAYTG; translated from the coding sequence ATGCCGAAATGCAAAGATGATGAAATCCGTGATCTCGTAAGGGAAAAATATGGTGCGGTTGCGGAAGGCAAAGAGGGGCTGGGAGGCTCCGCCTGCTGCGGCAACACGCCGACCATGACAGAGATTCAAGCGAGGGGGAAGTTTCTGGATTACCGGGAGGAGGATCTTCTGCTTGCGCCCGGGACAGCCAACTTGGGGCTCGGCTGCGGCAACCCCATCGGCATGGCGGGGTTGATGGCGGGGGAGGCGGTGGTTGATCTCGGGAGCGGCGCGGGCTTCGATGCCTTTCTGGCCTCCAGGCAGGTGGGTCACTCAGGACACGTGATCGGCCTGGACATGACCGCGGAAATGGTTCAGAAAGCCAAAGAAAACGCCGAGAAACTGGGGGTTCGGAACGTCGATTTCCGCCTCGGAAAGATCGAGGCCCTTCCGGTCGAAGACAACACCGTTGACGTGGTCATCTCCAACTGCGTCATCAATCTCTCTCCGGATAAGGGAAAGGTTTTCAGCGAGATCCACCGGGTGCTGAAGCCCGGAGGGCGCATAGTGATTTCCGACGTGCTCCGCTCCGGGGAGATCCCGGACTCCCTTCGGGACAACCCCGCCGCCTACACCGGGTGA